One genomic window of Bacteroidota bacterium includes the following:
- a CDS encoding exo-alpha-sialidase codes for MRKIYLAFLIFIYHNLSAQNDIQINPNQSFCGESNLAVNPTNGNMVVAWMKLTAVTPIPIISMAVSNSTDGGKTWSNPVYMPHYFKTGTSADPTMAYNSSGELFLVYIDSKLAKDSGGVYISKSSDDGKNWAAPNKLIDFNDGPDIPIDRPFIAIDKSNNIHKGRIYVTSKSYKDGQKPHHIWYTFSDNKGKTWNPPAVLDTLCIPIDPNSSTACYPAINSTGKFMVMYFSYNTKYNIYPRILVAESYDGINFTFNPALNLSAISAIPATDSLLQPSMSFTTNPQDSNNYMICWADNRNNDLDIYSIYTSDGKNWSTPNRVNDDNISNGFHQDMCWSAVSPNGTFGIGWRDRRNNTKNQNSDYVIYCAVSTDKGKTFQSNIKINQISGSLMVPVDGNDFIGLEVSDSMLMSTWADKRNGKNQLYYNSKKYITNTAIANNFDINNGISIYPNPADEVINIYIKDNRSNYIIEITDLLGQQVYKQSTSINLTPISTKSFAAKGAYLVKIFDKKGIEYYSSKIVVQ; via the coding sequence ATGAGAAAAATATACCTGGCTTTTTTGATCTTTATATATCATAATCTATCTGCACAAAATGATATACAAATAAACCCCAACCAATCTTTTTGTGGAGAAAGCAATTTAGCTGTCAATCCCACCAATGGCAATATGGTGGTGGCTTGGATGAAACTAACAGCAGTCACTCCTATCCCAATAATTTCAATGGCAGTGAGCAATAGCACCGATGGAGGAAAGACCTGGAGCAATCCCGTTTATATGCCCCATTACTTTAAAACAGGAACCTCCGCCGACCCAACTATGGCTTATAATAGTAGTGGTGAATTGTTTTTGGTATATATAGATAGTAAGCTCGCTAAAGATAGTGGCGGCGTATATATTAGTAAGTCGAGCGATGATGGAAAAAACTGGGCTGCCCCCAATAAATTAATTGATTTTAATGATGGCCCTGATATTCCGATTGACCGTCCCTTTATTGCAATTGATAAAAGTAATAATATACATAAAGGAAGAATTTATGTTACGTCTAAAAGCTATAAAGATGGTCAGAAGCCGCATCACATCTGGTATACATTTTCTGACAATAAAGGCAAAACGTGGAATCCACCCGCAGTGCTCGACACACTTTGTATTCCTATCGACCCCAATAGCAGCACAGCTTGCTACCCCGCAATAAACAGTACGGGTAAATTTATGGTGATGTACTTTTCCTATAATACTAAATATAACATATACCCTAGAATTCTAGTTGCTGAAAGCTATGATGGAATAAATTTCACATTCAATCCCGCTCTCAATTTATCTGCAATTTCAGCCATCCCTGCAACCGACAGTTTATTGCAACCTAGCATGTCGTTTACCACAAACCCTCAGGACTCCAATAATTATATGATTTGCTGGGCTGACAATCGCAATAATGATTTGGATATATATTCCATTTATACATCCGATGGAAAGAACTGGTCCACTCCTAATCGTGTAAACGATGATAATATATCAAATGGATTTCACCAAGATATGTGCTGGTCTGCTGTTTCTCCCAATGGCACCTTTGGTATAGGCTGGCGTGATAGAAGAAATAATACAAAAAATCAGAATTCAGATTATGTTATATATTGTGCAGTAAGCACAGATAAAGGTAAAACATTTCAATCAAATATTAAAATTAATCAAATTTCAGGATCTTTAATGGTACCCGTAGATGGAAATGATTTTATAGGACTTGAAGTAAGTGATAGTATGCTCATGTCCACTTGGGCTGATAAACGCAATGGCAAAAATCAATTATATTATAATAGTAAAAAGTATATAACAAATACCGCTATTGCAAATAATTTTGACATCAATAATGGTATTAGTATATATCCTAATCCTGCTGATGAAGTAATTAATATATATATAAAGGACAATAGATCAAACTATATAATTGAAATTACTGATCTGCTTGGACAGCAGGTTTACAAACAGAGTACAAGCATAAACCTCACTCCCATTTCTACAAAATCGTTCGCTGCAAAAGGAGCTTACCTTGTAAAAATATTCGACAAAAAAGGCATAGAGTATTATAGTTCGAAGATTGTGGTTCAATAA